One window of the Fusobacterium russii ATCC 25533 genome contains the following:
- a CDS encoding N-acetylmuramoyl-L-alanine amidase family protein has protein sequence MNSNNFLIELDDLKSNESIVSADEDTRLIYIEILNLDKKSISKLTSDLEDKIKKSGFFEDIMINRGDNNILLTLQLFPKISYIIDNSSKKIDIALYKTNKNKHLIIIDPGHGGKDPGAVRGKVYEKDIVFAISKHLREELSKDFNILITRDKDIFIKLHDRPKMGNNAGAKLFVSVHANASHNTKAHGIEVFYFSRKSSPYAERIANFENSFGEKYGENTDDIAQISGELAYKKNQENSIILAQDIVDNVSSAVGLRNGGIHGANFAVLRGFNGPGILIEVGFVSNAEDRKIITDPTVQKQMAIEIANSIRNYFN, from the coding sequence ATGAATTCAAATAATTTTTTAATAGAGCTGGATGACTTAAAGTCCAATGAATCCATCGTAAGTGCCGATGAGGATACCAGACTTATATATATTGAAATTTTAAATTTAGATAAGAAATCTATTTCTAAATTGACAAGTGATTTGGAAGATAAAATAAAAAAATCTGGATTTTTTGAAGATATAATGATAAATAGAGGAGATAATAACATCCTACTTACTTTACAACTTTTCCCAAAAATTTCATATATTATAGATAACAGCAGTAAAAAAATAGATATAGCTCTATATAAAACAAATAAAAATAAACATTTAATCATTATTGATCCGGGGCATGGAGGAAAAGATCCGGGAGCTGTAAGGGGTAAAGTCTATGAGAAAGACATTGTTTTCGCTATTTCTAAACATTTAAGAGAGGAGCTTTCTAAAGATTTTAATATACTTATAACCAGAGATAAAGACATATTTATAAAACTACATGACAGACCTAAAATGGGTAATAATGCAGGGGCAAAACTTTTTGTAAGTGTGCATGCAAATGCTTCACATAATACAAAAGCTCATGGAATTGAAGTTTTTTATTTTTCAAGAAAATCTTCTCCCTATGCTGAAAGAATTGCAAACTTTGAAAATAGCTTCGGTGAAAAATATGGTGAAAATACTGACGACATAGCTCAAATCTCCGGTGAACTCGCTTATAAAAAAAATCAAGAAAATTCAATTATTTTAGCTCAAGACATTGTTGATAATGTTTCTTCTGCCGTTGGTTTAAGAAATGGTGGAATACATGGAGCGAATTTTGCTGTTTTAAGAGGTTTCAATGGACCGGGAATTCTAATAGAGGTAGGTTTTGTAAGTAATGCCGAGGATAGAAAAATTATAACCGACCCTACTGTGCAAAAACAAATGGCTATTGAAATAGCTAATTCTATTAGAAATTATTTTAATTAG
- the panB gene encoding 3-methyl-2-oxobutanoate hydroxymethyltransferase: protein MRKKVTTRSFQKFKETGKKITMMTAYDYSTAKLLDEAGIDSILVGDSLGNVILGYEDTIYVTMEDMIHHIRAVAKGAKNPLIIGDMPYLSYHGDVNEAVRNAGRLIQEGHAQAVKLEGGREILDVVNALVRAKIPVVGHIGLTPQSVNQMGGYLIQGKKAEDAQRLLEDAKLLDEAGVFALVIECVPKQVAEKITEEVKCPTIGIGAGNVTDGQVLVSNDAFGTYSDKSPSFVRVFGNVGEVIKNSTKSFIEAVEKGEFPNDKESFHIGEQEAEEWCKLYGEQNSNK, encoded by the coding sequence ATGCGAAAGAAGGTAACAACAAGGAGTTTTCAAAAATTTAAAGAAACTGGGAAAAAAATTACAATGATGACAGCTTATGACTATTCAACAGCTAAACTACTTGATGAAGCTGGAATCGACTCAATTTTAGTAGGGGACTCTTTGGGGAATGTTATATTGGGATATGAAGATACGATTTATGTAACTATGGAAGATATGATTCACCATATTAGAGCAGTTGCTAAAGGAGCTAAAAATCCACTTATAATTGGAGATATGCCATATCTTTCATATCATGGCGATGTCAATGAAGCAGTTAGAAATGCAGGTCGTTTAATTCAGGAAGGGCATGCACAGGCTGTAAAACTGGAAGGTGGGCGTGAAATTTTAGATGTCGTAAATGCTTTGGTAAGAGCTAAAATTCCTGTAGTAGGTCATATTGGGCTGACACCACAGTCAGTTAATCAAATGGGAGGTTATCTTATTCAAGGAAAAAAAGCGGAAGACGCTCAAAGACTACTTGAGGATGCAAAACTTTTAGATGAAGCGGGAGTATTTGCCCTTGTAATTGAATGTGTACCTAAACAGGTAGCAGAAAAAATAACTGAGGAAGTAAAATGCCCTACAATAGGTATCGGGGCAGGAAATGTTACAGACGGACAGGTACTTGTTTCAAATGACGCCTTCGGAACTTATTCAGATAAAAGTCCATCTTTCGTCAGAGTATTTGGAAATGTAGGTGAGGTTATTAAAAACTCAACTAAATCTTTTATTGAAGCAGTTGAAAAAGGAGAGTTTCCAAATGATAAAGAAAGTTTCCACATAGGTGAGCAAGAGGCTGAAGAGTGGTGTAAACTTTATGGAGAACAAAATAGTAATAAGTAG
- the panC gene encoding pantoate--beta-alanine ligase, which translates to MKVIEDLKELKQFVKEQKKLGKSIGLVPTMGYLHEGHQALMKKAREENDIVIVSDFVNPIQFGPNEDYDAYPRNLEHDIEKCSEQGVDILFVPSVEDMYSTNYATYVNVEGLTDNLCGAQRPGHFRGVCTVVLKLFNITKANRAYFGKKDIQQLMIIRRMVKDLDIDIEIVALPIIRETDGLAKSSRNKYLSDEQRKAALSLSKALELAQTMIDKGEKNTKVLREAMREIFKKLPCTIDYIKIVDGETLKDIENITGPSIIALAIKFGTTRLIDNRTVGF; encoded by the coding sequence ATGAAAGTAATAGAAGACTTAAAAGAATTAAAACAATTTGTAAAAGAACAAAAAAAATTGGGAAAAAGTATAGGGCTTGTTCCAACAATGGGTTATTTACATGAAGGACACCAAGCTCTTATGAAAAAAGCAAGAGAGGAAAATGATATTGTCATTGTATCCGATTTTGTTAATCCTATTCAGTTTGGACCCAATGAAGACTATGATGCCTATCCCAGAAATTTGGAGCATGATATTGAAAAATGCTCTGAACAGGGAGTAGACATTCTTTTTGTTCCTTCAGTAGAAGATATGTATTCCACTAATTATGCAACTTATGTCAATGTAGAAGGCTTAACTGATAATTTATGCGGTGCACAAAGACCAGGTCATTTCAGAGGAGTATGTACTGTTGTACTTAAATTATTTAATATTACAAAGGCAAATCGTGCATATTTTGGGAAAAAAGATATACAACAGCTTATGATTATTCGTCGTATGGTGAAAGATCTTGATATTGATATTGAAATTGTAGCTTTACCAATTATTAGAGAAACTGATGGGCTTGCTAAAAGTTCTCGTAACAAATATCTTTCAGATGAACAGAGAAAAGCTGCACTTTCACTTTCTAAAGCACTTGAATTGGCTCAGACAATGATTGACAAGGGAGAAAAAAATACAAAGGTTCTTAGAGAGGCAATGAGAGAAATTTTTAAAAAATTACCTTGTACCATAGACTATATTAAAATTGTCGATGGGGAAACTCTTAAAGATATAGAAAATATAACAGGGCCATCAATTATTGCCTTAGCAATTAAATTTGGAACAACTCGTTTAATAGATAATAGGACAGTGGGCTTTTAA
- the yajC gene encoding preprotein translocase subunit YajC has product MQELYAKYGSTIIIIVVWILIFYFLVMRPNKKKQKQQQELYNSLKEGVEVLTIGGIKGTIAFVGEEYVEVRVDKGVKLTFRKSAISSVLNS; this is encoded by the coding sequence ATGCAAGAACTTTATGCAAAATATGGTAGCACAATAATTATTATAGTTGTATGGATATTAATTTTTTATTTCTTAGTTATGCGACCAAATAAGAAAAAACAAAAACAACAACAAGAGCTTTACAATTCATTAAAAGAAGGGGTTGAAGTTTTAACTATAGGTGGAATAAAAGGAACTATTGCCTTTGTTGGTGAAGAATATGTTGAAGTTAGAGTAGATAAAGGAGTAAAATTAACTTTTAGAAAATCTGCTATATCATCTGTTCTTAATTCTTAA